From the genome of Paraburkholderia aromaticivorans, one region includes:
- a CDS encoding DUF3300 domain-containing protein: protein MKRSGAHRSRVLFVCAVLAGAPLVAGLAGPGVVHAQGAARMSNQQLDSLAAPVALYPDALLAQVLMASTFPQDVRAAAAWSHANSRLQGDDAVRAVASEPWDASVQSLVAFPQVLATMASKADWVSQLGTAFLAQPNDVMDSVQRLRRQAQAAGSLKTTAQQTVVVEQSTIQIVPVNPQVVYVPTYNPTVVYGVWPYPAYPPVYVPPPPGYTIATSFAAGLAFGTGIAVANALWGGFNWNSHDVNINVNRYNNINVNNRLNVNGNTTNWNRNTDVNRNVHNANVERNLNGNLGGTQRDAYRGRDNARAQAQQTLQNRTGQNPGGSASERVQGIHHGGTANPELQNRAQNVNRDNALRGAGDGNAARQDTLRGQTSRDALTDRGGQQHTHGGLGANGGGQQRPQEGLGANGGGQQRPREGLGANNAGQPHTLGGLNTSGSAQRGASAGNWGGGAGERHFGRNR, encoded by the coding sequence GTGAAACGATCCGGAGCACACCGCTCGCGTGTGTTGTTTGTCTGCGCCGTCCTTGCCGGCGCCCCGCTCGTGGCTGGACTTGCCGGGCCGGGCGTCGTCCATGCGCAAGGCGCCGCCAGAATGTCGAACCAGCAACTCGATTCGCTGGCCGCTCCCGTCGCCCTTTATCCCGACGCCCTGCTCGCGCAGGTGCTGATGGCCTCGACCTTCCCGCAGGACGTGCGGGCGGCGGCCGCATGGTCGCACGCCAACTCCAGGCTGCAAGGCGACGATGCGGTCAGAGCCGTCGCGTCCGAGCCGTGGGACGCGAGCGTGCAGTCACTCGTCGCGTTCCCGCAGGTGCTCGCCACCATGGCATCGAAAGCCGATTGGGTCTCGCAACTGGGCACCGCGTTCCTCGCCCAGCCCAATGACGTGATGGACTCCGTGCAGCGTCTGCGCAGGCAAGCGCAAGCGGCGGGCAGTCTGAAAACGACTGCGCAGCAAACGGTCGTGGTCGAGCAGAGCACGATTCAGATCGTGCCGGTCAACCCGCAGGTGGTGTACGTGCCGACCTACAACCCCACGGTGGTCTACGGCGTGTGGCCCTATCCCGCGTATCCGCCGGTGTATGTACCGCCGCCGCCCGGTTACACCATCGCCACCAGCTTCGCGGCAGGCCTCGCGTTCGGCACGGGCATCGCCGTGGCGAACGCGCTGTGGGGCGGTTTCAACTGGAACTCGCATGACGTCAATATCAACGTGAACCGGTACAACAACATCAATGTGAACAACCGGCTCAATGTGAACGGCAACACGACGAACTGGAACCGCAACACCGACGTCAATCGCAACGTGCACAACGCGAATGTCGAACGCAACCTGAACGGCAACCTCGGCGGCACGCAGCGCGATGCGTATCGCGGCCGCGACAACGCCCGCGCTCAGGCACAGCAGACCCTGCAGAACCGCACGGGACAGAATCCGGGCGGCAGCGCGAGTGAACGCGTGCAAGGGATCCACCACGGCGGCACGGCAAACCCCGAATTGCAGAACCGCGCGCAAAACGTCAATCGCGACAATGCGCTGCGCGGCGCCGGCGATGGCAACGCCGCGCGCCAGGACACGCTGCGCGGCCAGACGAGCCGCGACGCGCTCACCGACCGCGGCGGCCAGCAGCACACACACGGCGGACTCGGTGCAAACGGCGGTGGCCAGCAACGCCCGCAGGAAGGTCTCGGCGCGAACGGCGGTGGCCAGCAACGCCCGCGGGAGGGTCTCGGCGCAAACAATGCCGGCCAGCCGCACACATTGGGCGGCCTCAACACAAGCGGCAGCGCGCAGCGCGGCGCAAGTGCCGGCAACTGGGGCGGCGGCGCAGGTGAGCGCCACTTCGGCCGCAATCGTTGA
- the lpdA gene encoding dihydrolipoyl dehydrogenase, translating to MSLVEVKVPDIGDFKDVDVIEVNIKPGDVIENEQALMTLESDKASIEVPSDTAGTVKEVRVKAGDKVSQGTVIALVETSADAAPAKDAPKAAAKEPEKAPAQAEAKPQAAQAAAPAKAATPAPQAGSFSGSADIECDMLVLGSGPGGYSAAFRSADLGMKTVLVERYATLGGVCLNVGCIPSKALLHTALVIDEAEALGAHGITFAKPQIDLDKLRDFKSGVVKKLTGGLAGMAKMRKVEVVTGNGTFVDPHHMEVQTEGGKKVVRFRQAIIAAGSEAVKLPFIPEDPRVVDSTGALELRQIPQRMLVIGGGIIGLEMATVYATLGAKIDVVEMLDGLMAGADRDLVKVWEKYNSKRFANVMLKTRTTGAQAKDDGIYVSFEGEKAPAEAQRYDLVLVAVGRTPNGKKIGADKAGVAVTDRGFIDVDRQMRTNVPHIFAIGDIVGQPMLAHKAVHEGHVAAEAAHGEKAYFDALQIPSVAYTDPEVAWAGKTEDQLKAAGIKYGKAVFPWAASGRAIANGRDEGFTKLLFDEETHRVIGGGIVGLNAGDLISEVCLAVEMGADATDIGKTIHPHPTLGESIGMAAELYEGVCTDLPPQKKK from the coding sequence ATGAGTCTCGTCGAAGTAAAAGTGCCGGATATCGGTGACTTCAAGGATGTCGATGTCATCGAAGTCAATATCAAACCGGGCGATGTCATCGAGAATGAACAGGCGCTGATGACGCTCGAGTCCGATAAGGCCTCCATCGAAGTGCCGAGCGACACCGCCGGCACCGTCAAGGAAGTACGCGTCAAAGCCGGCGACAAAGTCTCGCAAGGCACGGTGATCGCGCTCGTCGAAACATCGGCGGACGCGGCGCCCGCGAAAGATGCACCGAAGGCTGCGGCTAAAGAACCTGAGAAAGCGCCCGCTCAAGCGGAGGCCAAACCGCAGGCGGCCCAGGCGGCGGCTCCGGCCAAAGCGGCAACCCCCGCGCCGCAAGCGGGCAGCTTCTCCGGCAGCGCGGATATCGAATGCGACATGCTCGTGCTCGGCTCGGGCCCCGGCGGTTATTCGGCGGCATTCCGCTCGGCCGATCTCGGCATGAAGACCGTGCTCGTCGAGCGTTACGCGACGCTGGGCGGCGTGTGTCTGAACGTCGGCTGTATTCCGTCGAAGGCGCTGCTGCACACCGCGCTCGTGATCGACGAAGCCGAAGCGCTCGGCGCGCACGGCATCACGTTCGCCAAGCCGCAGATCGATCTGGACAAGCTGCGCGACTTCAAGTCGGGCGTGGTCAAGAAGCTGACCGGCGGTCTCGCCGGCATGGCGAAGATGCGCAAGGTCGAAGTCGTGACGGGTAACGGCACGTTCGTCGATCCGCATCACATGGAAGTGCAGACCGAAGGCGGCAAGAAGGTCGTCAGGTTCAGGCAGGCGATCATCGCCGCGGGCTCTGAAGCGGTGAAGCTGCCGTTCATTCCGGAAGATCCGCGGGTGGTCGATTCGACCGGCGCGCTCGAACTGCGTCAGATTCCGCAGCGCATGCTGGTGATCGGCGGCGGTATCATCGGTCTGGAAATGGCCACGGTGTACGCCACGCTCGGCGCGAAGATCGACGTGGTCGAAATGCTCGACGGCCTGATGGCCGGCGCGGATCGCGATCTGGTCAAGGTCTGGGAGAAGTACAACAGCAAGCGTTTCGCGAACGTCATGCTGAAGACCAGGACGACCGGTGCGCAAGCGAAAGACGACGGCATCTACGTCTCGTTCGAAGGCGAAAAGGCGCCGGCCGAAGCGCAACGCTATGACCTGGTGCTGGTCGCCGTCGGCCGTACGCCGAATGGCAAGAAGATCGGTGCGGACAAGGCCGGCGTCGCGGTGACGGATCGCGGCTTTATCGACGTCGACAGGCAGATGCGCACCAACGTGCCGCATATCTTCGCGATCGGCGATATCGTCGGTCAACCGATGCTCGCGCACAAGGCGGTGCACGAAGGCCACGTAGCGGCAGAAGCGGCGCATGGCGAGAAGGCGTATTTCGACGCGCTGCAGATTCCGTCGGTGGCTTACACCGATCCGGAAGTGGCGTGGGCCGGCAAGACGGAAGACCAGTTGAAGGCGGCCGGCATCAAGTACGGCAAAGCGGTGTTCCCGTGGGCGGCATCGGGCCGCGCGATCGCGAATGGCCGCGACGAAGGCTTCACGAAGCTGCTGTTCGACGAGGAAACGCATCGCGTGATCGGCGGCGGGATTGTCGGTCTGAACGCGGGCGACCTGATCAGCGAAGTGTGTCTCGCGGTCGAAATGGGTGCGGACGCAACGGATATCGGCAAGACGATTCATCCGCATCCGACGCTCGGCGAATCGATCGGTATGGCCGCCGAGTTGTATGAAGGCGTGTGTACCGATTTGCCGCCGCAGAAAAAGAAGTAA
- the fixL gene encoding oxygen sensor histidine kinase FixL, with translation MLTERLFARSARTAGSPADSTPSSRWHHGPWWSNSYLLTPLLSILVFLVVMSLILWSLNRREQQQQEDTLYRNVAWAQQQIRLSMTGAQEQIQALARDLVAGHADPHSFQVSTTDIMQGHPEILYMNWYTSQQQPRWPNTALPVFGQRLARPNDTQMDEAVKAAFAEARNTRRQVYSPLIYDDLGNGYITLQTPVFRDRDFLGTIAAVFSVEGILKHDIPPELSAKYKISIIDVNNRELTTTSTRPRLPRDMFYDLPLDPPGQGVSVRVYAFPQMTNFTNNTLVWLVAGLSCFVLWSLWSLWKHTRQRFEAQQALYAEAFFRRAMENSVLIGMRVLDMHGRITHVNPAFCRMTGWDESDLVGKNAPFAYWPRDAYPEMQRQLDMTLRGKAPSSGFELRVRRKDGSLFHARLYVSPLIDSSGRQTGWMSSMTDITEPKRAREELAAAHERFTTVLESLDAAVSVLAADEAELLFANRYYRHLFGIRPDGHLELAGGGFDSAQASSDSIDMVDTYAGLPAAALTESTADAQEVYVQSIQKWFEVRRQYIQWVDGHLAQMQIATDITTRKQAQELSRQQDEKLQFTSRLMTMGEMASSLAHELNQPLAAINNYCSGTVALVKSGRTTPDNLLPVLEKTAQQAVRAGMIIKRIREFVKRSEPKRQATRVADIVADAVGLAEIEARKRRIRIVTDLRARLPVIYVDPVLIEQVLVNLLKNGAEAMAEARPNAVDPVIRVVVRLEGGFVCISVVDQGPGVDEATAERLFEPFYSTKSDGMGMGLNICRSIIESHRGRLWVVNNVESDGHITGATFHCSLPIGEPDGPSNGGSQAPTPQTVTGEL, from the coding sequence ATGTTGACCGAACGGCTTTTCGCACGCTCGGCGCGCACCGCCGGTTCGCCGGCGGATTCGACGCCGTCCTCCCGCTGGCACCATGGGCCATGGTGGTCCAATTCCTATTTGCTCACGCCGCTCCTGTCGATCCTGGTTTTTCTGGTCGTCATGAGTCTGATTCTGTGGAGTCTGAACCGGCGCGAACAGCAACAGCAGGAAGACACGCTTTACCGTAACGTCGCGTGGGCGCAGCAGCAGATCCGCCTTTCCATGACCGGCGCGCAGGAGCAAATCCAGGCGCTCGCGCGCGATCTGGTGGCCGGCCACGCCGATCCGCATTCGTTCCAGGTGTCCACCACCGACATCATGCAGGGGCATCCCGAGATCCTCTACATGAACTGGTACACGAGCCAGCAGCAGCCGCGCTGGCCGAATACCGCGCTGCCCGTGTTCGGCCAGCGGCTCGCCCGCCCGAACGACACGCAGATGGACGAAGCCGTCAAAGCCGCGTTCGCCGAGGCGCGCAACACGCGCCGCCAGGTTTATTCGCCGCTCATCTACGACGACCTCGGCAACGGCTACATCACGCTGCAAACGCCGGTGTTCCGCGACCGCGACTTCCTCGGCACGATCGCCGCGGTGTTCTCGGTGGAAGGGATCCTCAAGCACGACATCCCGCCCGAACTCTCGGCGAAATACAAAATCTCGATCATCGACGTGAACAACCGCGAGTTGACCACCACGTCGACCCGCCCGCGCCTGCCGCGCGACATGTTCTACGACCTGCCGCTGGACCCGCCGGGCCAGGGCGTCTCGGTGCGCGTCTACGCGTTCCCGCAGATGACCAACTTCACCAACAACACGCTCGTGTGGCTGGTGGCGGGCCTGTCCTGTTTCGTGTTGTGGAGCCTGTGGAGCTTGTGGAAGCACACGCGGCAACGCTTCGAGGCGCAGCAGGCGCTATACGCCGAAGCGTTCTTCCGCCGCGCGATGGAAAACTCGGTGCTGATCGGCATGCGCGTGCTCGACATGCACGGGCGCATCACCCACGTCAATCCGGCGTTTTGCCGCATGACCGGCTGGGATGAAAGCGATCTGGTCGGCAAGAACGCGCCGTTCGCCTACTGGCCGCGCGACGCTTACCCCGAAATGCAGCGCCAACTCGACATGACGCTGCGCGGCAAGGCGCCCTCATCGGGCTTCGAATTGCGGGTGCGCCGCAAGGACGGGTCGCTGTTCCATGCGCGTCTGTACGTCTCGCCGCTGATCGACAGTTCGGGCCGCCAGACCGGCTGGATGTCGTCGATGACCGACATCACCGAACCGAAACGCGCGCGCGAAGAGCTCGCCGCCGCGCACGAGCGCTTCACCACCGTGCTCGAAAGCCTCGACGCCGCCGTGTCCGTGCTGGCCGCCGACGAGGCCGAACTGCTGTTCGCCAACCGCTATTACCGCCACCTCTTCGGGATTCGCCCGGACGGTCATCTGGAATTGGCGGGCGGCGGGTTCGATAGCGCACAGGCGTCGTCCGATTCGATCGATATGGTGGATACCTACGCCGGGCTGCCCGCCGCGGCGTTGACCGAAAGCACCGCCGATGCGCAGGAAGTTTACGTGCAAAGCATTCAGAAGTGGTTCGAAGTGCGCCGCCAGTACATCCAGTGGGTGGACGGCCACCTCGCGCAAATGCAGATCGCGACCGACATCACCACGCGCAAGCAGGCTCAGGAATTGTCGCGCCAGCAGGACGAAAAGCTGCAGTTCACCAGCCGTCTGATGACGATGGGCGAAATGGCCTCGTCGCTCGCCCACGAGTTGAACCAGCCGCTCGCCGCGATCAATAACTATTGCTCCGGAACCGTCGCACTGGTTAAATCCGGTCGGACGACGCCTGACAATCTGCTGCCCGTGCTCGAAAAGACGGCCCAGCAGGCGGTGCGCGCCGGCATGATCATCAAGCGCATTCGCGAGTTCGTGAAGCGCAGCGAGCCGAAGCGCCAGGCCACCCGCGTGGCCGACATCGTCGCGGACGCGGTCGGTCTGGCGGAAATCGAAGCGAGGAAGCGCCGCATTCGCATCGTCACGGATCTGCGCGCGCGCCTGCCGGTGATCTACGTCGATCCGGTGCTGATCGAGCAGGTGCTGGTCAACCTGCTGAAGAACGGCGCCGAAGCGATGGCCGAAGCCCGTCCGAACGCGGTCGACCCGGTGATCCGCGTGGTCGTGCGGCTGGAAGGCGGGTTTGTCTGCATCAGCGTCGTCGACCAGGGACCGGGCGTCGACGAAGCAACAGCCGAGCGGCTGTTCGAACCGTTTTACAGCACCAAGTCCGACGGTATGGGCATGGGGCTGAATATTTGCCGTTCGATTATCGAATCGCACCGCGGTCGTCTGTGGGTGGTCAACAACGTCGAATCCGACGGCCATATCACGGGCGCCACGTTCCATTGCAGTCTGCCAATTGGAGAGCCTGACGGCCCGAGCAACGGCGGGTCACAGGCGCCGACACCACAAACCGTTACGGGAGAGCTATGA
- the aceF gene encoding dihydrolipoyllysine-residue acetyltransferase encodes MSQAIEVKVPDIGDYKDIPVIEVLVKAGDTVEKEQSLVTLESDKATMDVPSSAAGVVKEVKVKVGDNVSEGSLIVVLEGAAGGAAAPAPAPAAAPAPAAAPAAAPAPAPAASGGGLQEVKVPDIGDYKDIPVIEVAVKVGDRVEKEQSLVTLESDKATMDVPSSAAGIVKELKVKVGDTVSEGSVIVVVETEGGAAAPAPAAKQEPVEKPSDAPATPSPAPAAPSALAMAPVIPAGEGGARHASHASPSVRKFARELGVDVTQVQGTGPKGRITQADVTAFIKGVMTGQRAAPAGAAAPAAAGGGELNLLPWPKIDFTKFGPIDPKPLSRIKKISGANLHRNWVMIPHVTNNDEADITELEALRVQLNKENEKAGVKITMLAFVIKAVVSALKKFPTFNASLDGDNLVFKQYFHVGFAADTPNGLVVPVIRDADKKGLVEIAKEMTDLSKAARDGKLKPDQMQGGCFSISSLGGIGGTNFTPIINAPEVAILGLSRGAMKPVWDGKQFVPRLMLPLSLSYDHRVIDGAEAARFNAYLGAILADFRRVIL; translated from the coding sequence ATGAGTCAAGCGATCGAAGTCAAGGTGCCGGATATCGGCGATTACAAGGACATCCCTGTGATCGAGGTGCTGGTGAAGGCGGGTGACACCGTCGAGAAAGAGCAATCGCTCGTTACACTGGAATCCGACAAGGCGACCATGGACGTGCCGAGCTCGGCCGCCGGCGTCGTCAAGGAAGTGAAGGTCAAGGTCGGCGACAACGTGTCGGAAGGTTCGTTGATCGTCGTGCTGGAAGGCGCTGCAGGCGGCGCGGCTGCGCCCGCTCCGGCGCCTGCCGCCGCGCCTGCTCCGGCTGCCGCGCCGGCTGCCGCGCCGGCTCCCGCTCCCGCTGCGAGCGGCGGCGGCCTGCAGGAAGTCAAAGTGCCGGATATCGGCGACTACAAAGACATTCCCGTGATCGAAGTCGCGGTGAAGGTCGGCGACCGCGTCGAGAAAGAGCAGTCGCTGGTGACGCTCGAATCCGACAAGGCGACCATGGACGTGCCGAGCTCGGCCGCCGGCATCGTCAAGGAACTGAAGGTCAAGGTCGGCGACACCGTATCGGAAGGCTCGGTGATCGTCGTGGTCGAAACGGAAGGCGGCGCGGCCGCGCCGGCTCCGGCAGCGAAGCAGGAACCCGTCGAGAAGCCGTCCGATGCACCGGCGACTCCATCGCCGGCTCCGGCGGCGCCGTCGGCGCTCGCTATGGCGCCGGTGATTCCGGCCGGCGAAGGCGGCGCGCGTCACGCGAGCCATGCCTCGCCGTCCGTGCGCAAGTTCGCGCGCGAACTCGGCGTCGACGTGACGCAGGTGCAGGGCACGGGTCCGAAGGGCCGCATTACGCAAGCCGACGTGACCGCCTTCATCAAGGGCGTGATGACCGGCCAGCGTGCGGCGCCGGCCGGTGCCGCGGCTCCGGCTGCCGCGGGTGGCGGCGAGTTGAACCTGCTGCCGTGGCCGAAGATCGACTTCACCAAGTTCGGTCCGATCGATCCGAAGCCGCTGTCGCGCATCAAGAAGATTTCGGGCGCGAATCTGCATCGCAACTGGGTGATGATTCCGCACGTCACGAACAATGACGAAGCGGACATCACGGAGCTCGAAGCGCTGCGCGTGCAGTTGAACAAGGAAAACGAAAAGGCCGGCGTGAAGATCACGATGCTGGCGTTCGTGATCAAGGCCGTCGTCTCGGCCCTGAAGAAATTCCCGACTTTCAACGCGAGCCTCGACGGCGACAACCTCGTGTTCAAGCAGTATTTCCACGTGGGTTTTGCCGCCGATACGCCGAACGGTCTGGTGGTTCCGGTGATTCGCGACGCGGACAAGAAGGGTCTGGTCGAGATCGCGAAGGAAATGACGGATCTGTCGAAGGCCGCGCGCGACGGCAAGCTGAAGCCGGATCAGATGCAGGGCGGTTGCTTCTCGATTTCGTCGCTGGGCGGAATTGGCGGCACGAACTTCACGCCGATCATCAACGCGCCTGAAGTCGCCATTCTCGGCCTGTCGCGCGGTGCGATGAAGCCGGTGTGGGACGGCAAGCAGTTTGTGCCGCGCCTGATGCTGCCGCTGTCTTTGTCGTATGACCATCGCGTTATCGACGGGGCGGAAGCCGCGCGCTTCAATGCGTATCTGGGTGCGATTCTTGCCGATTTCCGGCGTGTGATTCTTTGA
- the fixJ gene encoding oxygen response regulator transcription factor FixJ yields the protein MNSPVTTQETVFVVDDDEAVRDSLRWLLEANGYRVQCFSSAEQFIDAWQPHTHPGQIACLILDVRMSGMSGLELQERLIADNASLPIIFVTGHGDVPMAVSTMKKGAMDFIEKPFDEAELRKLVERMLDKARSESSSVQQQRAAAERLGKLTAREHQVLERIIAGRLNKQIADDLGISIKTVEAHRANIMEKLNVNTVADLLRLALSNKPQPAQ from the coding sequence ATGAACAGCCCAGTCACCACACAGGAAACTGTCTTTGTCGTCGACGACGACGAGGCCGTGCGAGATTCGCTGCGCTGGCTGCTGGAGGCGAACGGCTACCGCGTGCAATGCTTCTCCAGCGCCGAGCAGTTCATCGACGCATGGCAGCCGCACACGCATCCGGGCCAGATCGCCTGCCTGATCCTCGACGTGCGGATGTCCGGCATGAGCGGGCTCGAGTTGCAGGAACGCCTGATCGCCGACAACGCGTCGCTGCCGATCATCTTCGTGACGGGCCACGGCGACGTGCCGATGGCCGTGTCCACGATGAAAAAAGGCGCGATGGATTTCATCGAAAAGCCGTTCGACGAAGCCGAGTTGCGCAAGCTGGTCGAGCGCATGCTCGACAAGGCGCGCAGTGAAAGCAGCAGCGTGCAGCAGCAGCGCGCCGCCGCCGAGCGTCTGGGCAAGCTGACGGCGCGCGAGCATCAGGTGCTCGAACGCATCATCGCGGGCCGCCTGAACAAGCAGATCGCCGACGACCTCGGCATCAGCATCAAGACGGTCGAAGCGCACCGCGCGAACATCATGGAAAAGCTCAACGTCAACACGGTCGCCGATCTGCTGCGACTCGCGCTGTCGAACAAGCCGCAACCGGCGCAATAA
- the aceE gene encoding pyruvate dehydrogenase (acetyl-transferring), homodimeric type translates to MSAVPDEVMKYVAAEKDDDPQETGEWLEALDGVISAVGPDRAHYLIEKQIEFARVHGEHLPFSANTPYINTIPVSRQAKIPGDQDIEHRIRSYTRWNAIAMVLRAGKETNVGGHIASFASAATLYDVGYNHFWHAPSVEHGGDLVFVQGHSSPGVYSRAFLLGRLTENQLDNFRQEVGGEGISSYPHPWLMPDFWQFPTVSMGLGPIMAIYQARFMKYMQARGIAKTDGRKVWAFLGDGETDEPESLGAIGMAGRERLDNLVFVINCNLQRLDGPVRGNGKIIQELESEFRGAGWNVIKVIWGSRWDALFQRDKSGALMRRMMEVVDGEYQTYKSESGAYVREHFFNTPELKALVAEWSDEEIWNLNRGGHDPHKIYAAFQEASNSKGQPTVILAKTIKGYGMGEAGQAMNITHQQKKLHVDQLKKFRDQFRLPISDEEIVNVPYLKFEDGSKELEYMRARRQDLGGYLPARRQKAESLPVPELSAFEPLLKGTGEGREISTTMAFVRILNILLKDKALGKRIVPIVPDESRTFGMEGLFRQIGIWNQEGQKYVPEDSDQLMFYRESETGQILQEGINEAGGMCDWIAAATSYSTHGEIMIPFYIFYSMFGFQRIGDLAWAAGDMRSRGFLLGGTAGRTTLNGEGLQHEDGHSLLWAASVPNCISYDPTFGYELAVIMRDGLRRMVADQEDVYYYITVMNENYEHPAIPQGDSVADDIIKGMYSFRKAEADKKAPRVQLMGAGTIFNEVIAAADLLKNDWGVAADLWSVPSFTELAREGHEVQRWNLLHPTEEKKLSHVEKLLKDAQGPVIASTDYVRALTEQIRAFVPQKFVVLGTDGYGRSDTREKLRHFFEVDRYWVTVAALNALADEGTIERKVVAEALKKYNLDPAKPNPMTV, encoded by the coding sequence ATGTCCGCTGTACCCGACGAAGTCATGAAATATGTCGCTGCTGAAAAAGACGACGATCCCCAGGAAACCGGCGAATGGCTTGAAGCGCTGGATGGCGTGATTTCTGCTGTGGGCCCAGATCGCGCTCACTACCTGATCGAGAAACAGATCGAATTCGCCCGCGTGCATGGCGAACACCTGCCGTTCTCCGCCAACACGCCGTACATCAACACGATTCCCGTTTCGCGCCAGGCGAAGATCCCCGGCGATCAGGACATCGAACACCGTATCCGCTCGTATACCCGCTGGAACGCCATTGCCATGGTGCTGCGCGCCGGCAAGGAAACCAACGTCGGCGGCCACATCGCCTCGTTCGCGTCGGCCGCCACGCTGTACGACGTCGGCTACAACCACTTCTGGCATGCGCCGTCCGTTGAACATGGCGGCGATCTCGTGTTCGTGCAGGGCCACTCGTCGCCGGGTGTGTACTCGCGCGCGTTCCTGCTCGGCCGCCTGACCGAGAACCAGCTCGACAACTTCCGCCAGGAAGTGGGCGGAGAGGGCATCTCGTCGTACCCGCACCCGTGGCTGATGCCGGACTTCTGGCAATTCCCGACCGTCTCGATGGGCCTCGGCCCGATCATGGCGATCTATCAGGCGCGCTTCATGAAGTACATGCAGGCGCGCGGCATTGCGAAGACCGACGGCCGCAAGGTCTGGGCCTTCCTCGGCGACGGCGAAACGGACGAACCGGAATCGCTCGGCGCGATCGGCATGGCCGGCCGTGAACGCCTGGACAACCTCGTGTTCGTGATCAACTGCAATCTGCAGCGCCTCGACGGTCCGGTGCGCGGCAACGGCAAGATCATCCAGGAGCTGGAAAGCGAATTCCGCGGCGCGGGCTGGAACGTCATCAAGGTCATCTGGGGCAGCCGCTGGGATGCACTGTTCCAGCGCGACAAATCGGGCGCGCTCATGCGCCGCATGATGGAAGTGGTCGACGGCGAATACCAGACGTACAAGTCGGAGTCGGGCGCGTATGTGCGCGAACACTTCTTCAACACGCCGGAACTGAAGGCGCTGGTCGCCGAATGGTCGGACGAGGAAATCTGGAACCTGAACCGCGGCGGCCACGATCCGCACAAGATCTACGCAGCGTTCCAGGAAGCGTCGAATTCGAAGGGGCAGCCGACCGTCATTCTCGCGAAGACGATCAAGGGCTACGGCATGGGCGAAGCCGGCCAGGCCATGAACATCACCCACCAGCAGAAAAAGCTGCACGTCGATCAGCTGAAGAAATTCCGCGACCAGTTCCGCCTGCCGATCTCCGACGAGGAGATCGTCAACGTGCCGTACCTCAAGTTCGAAGACGGTTCGAAGGAACTCGAGTACATGCGCGCTCGCCGCCAGGACCTCGGCGGCTATCTGCCGGCGCGTCGCCAGAAGGCCGAATCGCTGCCGGTGCCGGAACTGTCGGCATTCGAGCCGCTGCTCAAGGGCACGGGCGAAGGCCGCGAGATCTCCACGACCATGGCGTTCGTGCGGATCCTGAACATCCTGCTGAAGGACAAGGCGCTCGGCAAACGCATCGTGCCGATCGTGCCGGACGAGTCGCGTACCTTCGGTATGGAAGGCCTGTTCCGTCAGATCGGTATCTGGAATCAGGAAGGCCAGAAGTACGTGCCGGAAGATTCCGATCAACTGATGTTCTACCGTGAGTCGGAAACCGGTCAGATCCTGCAGGAAGGCATCAACGAAGCCGGTGGTATGTGTGACTGGATCGCGGCCGCGACGTCGTACTCGACGCACGGCGAGATCATGATCCCGTTCTACATCTTCTACTCGATGTTCGGCTTCCAGCGTATCGGCGACCTCGCATGGGCAGCGGGCGACATGCGTTCGCGCGGCTTCCTGCTGGGTGGTACGGCCGGCCGCACCACGCTGAACGGCGAAGGTCTGCAACATGAAGACGGCCACTCGCTGCTGTGGGCGGCTTCGGTGCCGAACTGCATCAGCTACGACCCGACATTCGGTTACGAGCTCGCGGTCATCATGCGGGACGGCCTGCGCCGCATGGTCGCGGATCAGGAAGACGTGTACTACTACATCACGGTGATGAACGAGAACTACGAGCACCCGGCGATTCCGCAGGGCGACTCGGTGGCTGACGACATCATCAAGGGCATGTACTCGTTCCGCAAGGCCGAAGCGGACAAGAAGGCGCCGCGCGTGCAACTGATGGGCGCGGGCACGATCTTCAACGAAGTGATCGCCGCCGCCGACCTGCTGAAGAACGACTGGGGCGTCGCCGCCGATTTGTGGAGCGTGCCGAGCTTCACCGAACTCGCGCGCGAAGGCCACGAAGTGCAGCGCTGGAACCTGCTGCACCCGACCGAAGAGAAGAAGCTCTCGCACGTCGAGAAGCTGCTCAAGGACGCGCAAGGTCCGGTCATCGCCTCGACCGACTACGTGCGTGCGCTGACCGAGCAGATCCGCGCGTTCGTGCCGCAGAAGTTCGTCGTGCTGGGCACGGATGGCTACGGTCGTTCGGACACGCGTGAAAAGCTGCGCCACTTCTTCGAGGTCGACCGCTACTGGGTCACGGTTGCCGCGTTGAATGCACTGGCAGACGAAGGCACGATCGAACGCAAGGTCGTCGCCGAGGCGCTCAAGAAATACAACCTTGATCCCGCCAAACCCAACCCGATGACCGTCTAA